GGTGATGGGGAGTAGGGGTGATGGGGAGTGATAATATATTTTCTAAATCAGAGCTTAGTTATTAATTGTCAATTTTTATTAGTCTTGATCTGTGTTACTTTTGAGTAAGAGATACACCACGAATACTTTCAGGATATTTTGTAATATTTTCTATGTCCAATGTTAACGATTTTGTTTCGAGCATTATTCCCATCGCTCCAGAAAATTTTAAGTCTGGTTTTATAGCTATTATAGGGCGACCCAATGTTGGTAAATCAACTCTGATGAATCAATTAATCGGTCAAAAAGTTGCCATAACTTCCCCCGTTGCCCAAACTACTCGTAATCGTTTAAGGGGTATTTTAACTACCGATGACGCACAAATTATTTTTGTGGATACCCCCGGGATTCATAAGCCTCACCATGAATTAGGACGAGTTTTAGTTCAAAATGCAGTTTCAGCGATTAACAATGTGGATGTGGTTTTGTTTGTGGTTGACTGTGCGCAAAAAGCAGGAGGGGGCGATCGCTACATAGCCGAATTATTGCATAATAGTTCTACCCCCGTAATTCTCGGTCTTAATAAAGCAGATTTACAAAAGGGGAATAGTGAAGATATTGACGCTAGTTATCAAGAAATTTGTGAACCCCATTGGCAACAAGTAAAATTCTCCGCTACCAGCGGTTTTGGCTTAGAAAATTTACAACAAAA
The nucleotide sequence above comes from Cyanobacterium stanieri LEGE 03274. Encoded proteins:
- the era gene encoding GTPase Era codes for the protein MSNVNDFVSSIIPIAPENFKSGFIAIIGRPNVGKSTLMNQLIGQKVAITSPVAQTTRNRLRGILTTDDAQIIFVDTPGIHKPHHELGRVLVQNAVSAINNVDVVLFVVDCAQKAGGGDRYIAELLHNSSTPVILGLNKADLQKGNSEDIDASYQEICEPHWQQVKFSATSGFGLENLQQKLINNLDHGPYYYPPDLVTDQPERFIMGELIREQILLLTREEVPHSVAVTIEKMVETPKLTKIYAAISVERKSQKGIIIGDKGSMLKEIGSASRQQMQKILSGKVYLELFVKVEPKWRQSRLRLAEFGYQVDKG